A portion of the Natronococcus sp. AD-5 genome contains these proteins:
- a CDS encoding nuclear transport factor 2 family protein, producing MGARQTEIEVVQNWYETVGEQDVEAALSLLAADVEWNEPDGFFVSGVYHSPDAVLENVLEPSAQEFETFAVQPDRFLNDGSTVVALGSFRATTHQGEQIESPFAHVWEVDDGQIVRLTNYTDTALWQ from the coding sequence ATGGGCGCACGGCAGACCGAAATTGAGGTCGTACAGAACTGGTACGAGACGGTCGGCGAGCAGGACGTGGAGGCGGCCCTTTCCCTATTGGCTGCGGACGTCGAGTGGAACGAGCCCGACGGATTCTTCGTTAGCGGGGTCTATCACAGCCCCGACGCAGTACTGGAGAACGTCTTAGAACCGTCAGCGCAAGAGTTTGAGACGTTCGCGGTCCAACCAGACCGGTTCCTCAACGATGGAAGCACCGTCGTTGCGCTCGGCTCGTTCCGCGCCACGACTCACCAAGGGGAGCAGATCGAAAGTCCCTTCGCTCACGTCTGGGAGGTAGACGACGGCCAGATCGTCCGGTTAACGAACTACACGGACACCGCGCTCTGGCAGTAA